In a single window of the Nocardiopsis composta genome:
- a CDS encoding serine/threonine-protein kinase: MSRRSQHEMSVLVPPNMGGLSSGDPRRLGPYLVIGRIGAGGTGTVYAAVDPMGGEDPLVAAKVLHSPVLADPGRRAQLRERLQALAGVDGRIYVPPVRHDADADPPWLAMPYISGIPLAAYIRRRGPMGRGRLLALAAGLAEGLLALHRHDVAHGDLKPSCVLIGASGPRILDCALPGDEEHLRRTAGAWLSPERHRGGDPTPASDVFSWGAVMAFAATGRLPFGLGEPEELARRVQEEEPVLDGAPPALVPLLERTLDKDPERRPSVRELMGAAIAVWEEEDESDAADGVKGTAITKVLSREWQGVVEPARLPRVIHLEEDGVRRRGRTPLLIGALALALALVGGGAWAVLSALGGGSAPPEDAGPASSAPPSGAAEEEPRVETVRFDPAAQQNPVDGPWTFTPVQRAEDMEPPEGVLLAPDTWSSYWTDAGEGPEEAVIAEDAEVQCANFCQPGPGHIEDGRGTYEMTGQDFIDYLGWGRVVIAEVEIAPGEGGEPEITRITELFPDPAATG, encoded by the coding sequence ATGAGCCGACGCTCCCAGCACGAGATGTCCGTCCTGGTGCCGCCGAACATGGGCGGCCTCTCCTCGGGGGACCCGCGGCGCCTCGGCCCCTACCTGGTCATCGGCCGGATCGGCGCCGGCGGGACGGGCACCGTCTACGCCGCGGTGGACCCGATGGGCGGGGAGGACCCGCTGGTCGCGGCCAAGGTGCTGCACTCCCCCGTGCTGGCCGATCCCGGCCGCCGCGCCCAGCTCCGCGAGCGGCTGCAGGCACTGGCCGGGGTGGACGGCCGGATCTACGTCCCGCCGGTGCGGCACGACGCCGACGCCGACCCGCCGTGGCTGGCGATGCCCTACATTTCGGGCATCCCCCTCGCCGCCTATATCCGGCGCCGCGGGCCGATGGGGCGCGGCCGGCTGCTGGCGCTGGCGGCCGGCCTCGCCGAGGGGCTGCTGGCGCTGCACCGGCACGACGTGGCGCACGGCGACCTGAAGCCGAGCTGCGTGCTCATCGGCGCGAGCGGCCCGCGCATCCTGGACTGCGCGCTGCCCGGCGATGAGGAGCACCTGCGGCGCACCGCCGGCGCCTGGCTCAGCCCGGAGCGGCACCGGGGCGGCGACCCCACCCCCGCCTCCGACGTGTTCTCCTGGGGCGCGGTGATGGCGTTCGCCGCCACCGGGCGGCTCCCGTTCGGCCTGGGCGAACCGGAGGAGCTGGCCCGGCGGGTGCAGGAGGAGGAGCCGGTGCTGGACGGCGCACCGCCGGCGCTGGTGCCGCTGCTGGAGCGGACGCTGGACAAGGACCCGGAGCGGCGGCCGTCGGTGCGCGAGCTGATGGGCGCGGCGATCGCGGTCTGGGAGGAAGAGGACGAGTCGGACGCCGCGGACGGGGTGAAGGGCACCGCGATCACCAAGGTGCTCTCCCGGGAGTGGCAGGGCGTGGTGGAGCCGGCCCGGCTGCCCCGGGTGATCCACCTGGAGGAGGACGGGGTGCGCCGCCGCGGCCGGACGCCGCTGCTGATCGGCGCGCTGGCCCTGGCCCTGGCGCTGGTCGGCGGGGGCGCCTGGGCGGTGCTCTCCGCGCTCGGCGGCGGTTCCGCCCCGCCGGAGGACGCAGGCCCGGCGTCCTCCGCGCCGCCCTCCGGCGCCGCCGAGGAGGAGCCCCGGGTGGAGACGGTCCGGTTCGACCCCGCGGCGCAGCAGAACCCGGTGGACGGCCCGTGGACGTTCACCCCGGTGCAGCGGGCCGAGGACATGGAGCCGCCGGAGGGGGTGCTGCTCGCCCCGGACACCTGGAGCTCCTACTGGACCGACGCCGGGGAGGGCCCGGAGGAGGCGGTGATCGCCGAGGACGCCGAGGTGCAGTGCGCCAACTTCTGCCAGCCGGGCCCCGGGCACATCGAGGACGGTCGCGGCACCTACGAGATGACCGGCCAGGACTT